The following proteins are co-located in the Pseudomonas synxantha genome:
- a CDS encoding LysR family transcriptional regulator, whose amino-acid sequence MRVFVRLAESGSFTKVAEATQTGRPYITRSIQELEASLGVRLFQRTTRKVNLTAEGERFYERVKCILADISNTTSMFDSSGAMLQGRLRVDIPSAFSQRSFIESLKTFTAAFPDIELVVGVTDRTVDLVAEGVDCVLRIGELPDSSMVARQIGTVEMVTCASPAYLEEWGEPKTLNELVNHRGVNFLSGQSNRPLSWSFRGKGADQPYTCRGTITVNESNAYVHCAVAGFGIIQAPGITVDASLASGELREVLRLYRPTRRKVSVLYPSRTHLAPQVHAFADWLREHFPALHPAWFKAE is encoded by the coding sequence ATGCGCGTGTTCGTCCGACTCGCCGAATCAGGCAGCTTTACCAAGGTGGCAGAGGCTACACAAACAGGGCGCCCCTACATCACCAGATCGATTCAGGAGTTAGAGGCTTCTCTGGGCGTGCGCTTGTTCCAACGCACCACCCGCAAGGTCAATTTAACGGCCGAAGGGGAGAGATTTTACGAGCGGGTCAAATGCATTTTGGCTGACATTTCGAACACCACTTCGATGTTCGATTCCAGCGGAGCCATGTTGCAAGGCCGACTGCGTGTCGACATCCCCAGCGCTTTTTCACAGCGAAGCTTTATCGAAAGCCTGAAAACGTTTACCGCAGCGTTCCCTGACATCGAACTCGTCGTGGGCGTTACTGACAGGACAGTCGACCTTGTTGCAGAAGGCGTTGACTGCGTATTGCGAATTGGCGAACTGCCTGACTCAAGCATGGTGGCTCGTCAAATTGGAACAGTGGAAATGGTCACCTGCGCCTCGCCAGCCTATCTAGAGGAATGGGGAGAACCCAAGACACTGAACGAGCTGGTCAACCACAGAGGCGTCAACTTCCTCTCAGGGCAAAGCAACAGGCCGCTTTCCTGGTCTTTTCGAGGTAAAGGAGCCGATCAGCCTTATACCTGTCGCGGCACCATCACCGTCAACGAATCGAATGCTTACGTCCACTGCGCCGTGGCGGGCTTCGGCATCATTCAAGCACCGGGCATCACCGTCGACGCGTCGCTGGCCAGTGGCGAGCTTAGGGAAGTACTGCGACTTTACCGACCCACGCGACGCAAGGTTTCGGTACTGTATCCCAGCAGGACGCACCTCGCGCCACAGGTGCATGCGTTTGCAGATTGGCTACGCGAACACTTCCCAGCGCTTCATCCAGCGTGGTTCAAGGCTGAGTAA
- a CDS encoding RraA family protein: MSFPGSRILTSPPLASADLIDAFRRVVTPHISDNMGRHIGARGLNRYNRTGKLVGTALTVKTRPGDNLYIYKALTLLEEGHVLVIDAQGDTHNAVIGELIKLYAQKRGCVGFIVDGAIRDVASFEDTPCYARSVVHCGPYKSGPGEINVPVSIGGMLINPGDIIVGDEDGFVAFSQDDAEEVLVKARAHEAHEEEVKAEIASGVIDQSWLDKVLEKAGLAH; encoded by the coding sequence ATGTCTTTCCCAGGTTCTCGCATCCTTACATCCCCACCTCTCGCGTCAGCGGATCTTATCGACGCCTTCCGCCGGGTTGTAACGCCTCATATCAGCGACAACATGGGGCGACACATAGGTGCCAGAGGCTTGAACCGCTACAACCGTACGGGAAAGCTTGTCGGTACTGCATTGACGGTCAAGACCCGGCCAGGTGACAACCTTTACATTTATAAAGCACTGACGTTACTTGAAGAGGGCCACGTGCTTGTAATTGATGCTCAGGGCGATACCCATAACGCAGTGATTGGCGAGCTGATCAAGCTGTATGCTCAGAAACGTGGATGCGTTGGCTTCATTGTGGACGGTGCAATTCGTGACGTCGCAAGTTTCGAAGACACTCCTTGCTACGCCCGAAGTGTGGTGCATTGTGGTCCCTATAAAAGCGGTCCAGGCGAGATCAACGTTCCCGTGTCCATTGGAGGAATGCTCATCAACCCAGGCGACATTATCGTCGGCGATGAAGACGGGTTTGTTGCGTTTTCTCAGGATGACGCAGAAGAGGTGTTGGTCAAGGCACGTGCTCATGAGGCCCATGAAGAAGAGGTAAAGGCCGAGATCGCATCCGGCGTGATTGACCAATCATGGTTGGACAAGGTGCTTGAAAAGGCCGGGCTTGCACACTGA
- a CDS encoding LysR family transcriptional regulator, whose translation MITLKQLEAIYWIVELGSFEAASIKLSMSQSAISKRVQELEDAFDVPIFDRSKRNARLTPKGEELFECAVEMLRQRDYLLDRISSKEALVRRYRLGVTELTALTWLPSLVEKIRAAYPKVALEPSIELSSELFKKLENDQLDLIIVPEIFSDARFASTQLDAVENVWMSAPDLYQENEPMQLQSLASYTVLTQGGSSGTGLIYERWLAEHDVRLNRTLTSNYLVAQVGLTISGVGISYLPKNCLASIIKQGRLKIIHTQPPLPHIRYAAVHRADRLQGLSLEIAHLARQCCDFSHLILDSSLGDNE comes from the coding sequence ATGATTACGCTCAAACAGCTTGAAGCAATCTACTGGATCGTTGAGCTGGGGAGCTTCGAGGCCGCATCCATCAAGCTCAGTATGTCCCAGTCAGCCATATCAAAGCGTGTTCAGGAGCTGGAGGACGCTTTCGACGTGCCCATTTTCGACCGTTCCAAACGCAACGCTCGACTGACGCCCAAGGGCGAGGAGTTGTTCGAATGTGCAGTTGAGATGCTGCGGCAGCGAGACTACTTATTGGATCGAATTAGCTCCAAAGAGGCACTGGTCAGGCGATATCGATTAGGGGTCACTGAGCTGACGGCCTTGACGTGGCTACCATCGCTTGTCGAGAAGATCCGCGCGGCGTATCCAAAAGTGGCATTGGAGCCCTCCATTGAACTGAGCTCCGAGTTGTTCAAAAAGCTGGAAAACGATCAGCTGGACTTGATCATCGTGCCAGAGATATTCAGTGATGCACGTTTTGCCAGCACCCAACTCGACGCGGTTGAGAACGTCTGGATGAGCGCTCCGGACCTTTATCAGGAAAACGAACCAATGCAATTGCAGTCGTTGGCGTCTTACACCGTGTTGACTCAAGGCGGTAGTTCGGGTACCGGGCTCATTTACGAGCGCTGGCTGGCCGAGCACGATGTTCGATTGAATAGAACATTGACCAGTAATTATCTTGTGGCTCAAGTGGGGCTAACCATTTCAGGGGTGGGTATCAGTTATCTACCAAAAAATTGCCTTGCTTCCATCATCAAACAAGGTCGTCTGAAAATCATCCACACACAACCGCCCTTGCCACACATTCGCTACGCAGCTGTGCATCGCGCCGATCGCCTGCAAGGATTGAGTCTTGAGATCGCACACCTTGCTCGACAATGTTGTGACTTCAGCCACCTCATCCTGGATTCCTCTTTGGGAGATAATGAGTAA
- a CDS encoding MFS transporter, with amino-acid sequence MAISQSAKPIARSSYRWAVAGLIFIIYTIAAADRANLGVAMPFIRKEFDMSNAEAGGLMSLFLLAYALAQIPAGFAFARIGVSKILPGAMILTSILTGLVGTAGSLLMLKIYRFGLGLAEGPLPISMTSTINNWFPAKEKGIASGIFLSAVKFGPVIVPPLCAIIISVWGWREIFIFFAVPGIILSLVWYFLVADHPSKSRFVNKAELEYILEQSDPMQANATDLSKPSANWLNTLDRIIKRRAVPALTSNGQVFKSWNIWGCATSYCFQLGVSSVLLTWIPTYLVTVKNFSIMNMGLVSAAPWVGAVLGNLLGGYFSDRFLGGRRKPGMLLSAIGTSLMMYLLINSPAEPLSYGLLLMLTGVVLSLGFSSYMSYPMGLASKASFPIANAIVNMVGQLGAAATPFLTGLLLDSYGWNYVFIFLAIGSFTSFILLLSIAEPIPGKQRG; translated from the coding sequence ATGGCTATCTCGCAGTCTGCCAAGCCTATTGCTCGCAGCAGCTACCGCTGGGCTGTAGCAGGTTTGATTTTCATCATCTACACCATCGCGGCAGCAGACAGGGCCAACCTGGGCGTCGCGATGCCATTCATCCGTAAAGAATTCGACATGAGTAACGCAGAGGCAGGCGGCCTTATGAGCCTTTTCCTCCTCGCTTACGCACTGGCGCAAATCCCGGCGGGATTTGCCTTTGCCCGCATAGGCGTCAGCAAAATACTGCCGGGGGCAATGATCCTGACCTCGATTCTGACAGGGCTTGTGGGCACTGCCGGATCACTTCTGATGCTGAAAATCTACCGGTTTGGCTTGGGGCTTGCCGAAGGCCCATTGCCGATCAGCATGACCTCGACCATCAACAACTGGTTCCCCGCGAAAGAGAAAGGTATTGCCTCTGGCATCTTCCTATCTGCAGTCAAGTTTGGCCCAGTCATTGTTCCTCCCCTCTGCGCGATCATCATCTCGGTATGGGGGTGGCGAGAGATTTTCATATTCTTCGCCGTGCCCGGCATCATCCTGTCGCTCGTTTGGTATTTCCTGGTTGCTGATCACCCGTCGAAAAGTCGCTTCGTTAACAAGGCTGAACTTGAGTACATACTTGAGCAGTCCGACCCCATGCAGGCGAATGCAACCGACTTGAGCAAGCCCTCTGCAAATTGGCTGAATACACTGGACAGAATCATTAAACGTCGGGCGGTGCCCGCGCTCACTTCAAACGGTCAGGTTTTCAAATCCTGGAATATTTGGGGATGTGCGACCAGCTATTGCTTCCAATTAGGTGTTTCCAGTGTGCTTTTGACTTGGATTCCCACCTACCTCGTTACGGTAAAGAACTTTTCCATCATGAATATGGGGCTCGTTTCAGCAGCGCCATGGGTGGGAGCGGTACTGGGCAACCTGCTTGGCGGTTACTTCTCTGACCGTTTCCTGGGTGGGCGCCGCAAGCCTGGCATGCTGCTGTCCGCGATCGGTACGTCGCTGATGATGTACCTGCTGATCAACTCACCCGCAGAGCCTCTGTCTTACGGGCTGCTGCTGATGCTGACGGGTGTTGTCTTGAGCCTGGGTTTTTCATCCTACATGTCCTACCCGATGGGGTTGGCGTCCAAAGCCAGCTTTCCGATCGCCAACGCGATCGTGAACATGGTTGGGCAGCTGGGTGCTGCGGCGACCCCCTTTTTAACCGGCCTTCTGCTGGACAGCTATGGCTGGAACTATGTCTTCATCTTCCTTGCAATCGGTTCCTTCACAAGCTTCATCCTCTTGCTAAGCATTGCCGAGCCCATCCCTGGCAAGCAGCGGGGTTAG
- a CDS encoding DNA-binding response regulator — protein MDNGQYERRAATAASDSLPHILLIDDVPEDIRATLVLLKTQPWRLSLASDAHQGYQRALSLRPDLIVLDVHMPQMDGFSLCRLLREAPATRHTPILFLSSANTPLERLEGLAVGAVDYIPKSYDPEEVLARIKIHLQLTWRAPPAIQDGPVDPQPQGDEIVLRAAMRLIENQLDDIPSLPWLAQKVGTHEKRLTAIFREHLGLTVFAYIRDARLRRGQELLGESAMSVQDVAELVGFRNACNFATALRQRIGMTPSQFRRQTLGIEDAELAGRT, from the coding sequence ATGGACAATGGACAATACGAAAGGCGGGCAGCGACGGCGGCGTCCGACTCATTGCCGCATATTCTGCTGATCGACGATGTTCCTGAAGATATCCGTGCCACACTCGTTCTGCTAAAGACCCAGCCTTGGCGCCTTTCGCTGGCCAGCGACGCCCATCAGGGCTATCAACGGGCACTGAGCCTGCGCCCGGATCTGATCGTTCTGGATGTTCACATGCCCCAGATGGATGGCTTCAGCCTGTGCAGGCTATTACGCGAGGCACCGGCCACCCGGCATACCCCGATCCTGTTTCTGTCGTCGGCCAATACGCCACTGGAGCGCCTCGAGGGGCTGGCGGTCGGCGCGGTCGACTACATTCCCAAGTCCTACGACCCCGAAGAAGTACTGGCACGCATCAAGATTCACCTGCAATTGACTTGGCGAGCGCCGCCGGCCATTCAGGACGGCCCGGTCGATCCGCAACCACAAGGTGATGAAATCGTGCTGAGGGCGGCGATGCGATTGATTGAAAACCAGCTGGACGATATACCCTCCCTGCCCTGGCTGGCCCAAAAAGTCGGCACCCATGAAAAACGTCTCACCGCGATCTTCCGTGAGCACCTGGGGCTGACCGTGTTCGCCTATATACGCGATGCCCGGCTGCGTCGCGGCCAGGAACTGCTCGGCGAAAGCGCCATGAGCGTGCAAGACGTCGCCGAGCTGGTGGGCTTTCGCAATGCCTGCAACTTCGCCACCGCCTTGCGCCAGAGAATCGGCATGACGCCCAGTCAGTTTCGTCGGCAAACCCTGGGCATTGAAGATGCAGAGCTGGCCGGACGCACCTGA
- a CDS encoding 7TM-DISM domain-containing protein, with protein sequence MRFLQLLLLTLALLSAGPLRAAPVQSCQAEQLDLMPTLQIFEDTQASLSLDEVAGLPAARFNTPTPDWPPQGYSRSAFWLKMQLTNSSDAACSRLLVVGAPRLEDIRVYQSTGGRWSDAHAGSTHPLAEWPQPPARQPAFPISLAARESVTVFVRVASNFQMLLEPQLWSEPALLRSQQQTYLSDGLTLGIVLLVVPFGLIVGWILRSPLLTVNAGAVLSYILLTCILNGYLVYWPTALGWTRELLTCASAVSFVLFLAYMRVLLQVSRLPRIIGWSYWVPLSGCILGRLWWLKVDAVQGAQLVQVSLMSFYAVLLATLFMAWRRRLSYSWMAWLVPALLLGQLLMRIFFPQEQLPWQSAQSKYSLSSTLAGVALLVCTLIMEVVRSRDREKHALSSLEQQRQAEHERLESTVALRTAQLRDSLAARSALMARISHDLRSPLVRIIDYARLLHGGPNRDYPATIERNARQQLELIDEMLEFSRGELEQMQLALAPGYLYGFLKEIADEAGFLAARQGNSFEAVLADDLPPLVEADFKRLRQILMNLLANAAKFTHNGQIRFEVSGYPGATADGVELRFSVIDTGIGVDPQEFEQLLQPFRRGRNAQRYDGSGLGLSIVTQLLERMDSRLEPQATEQGGSHFSFRLQLRCAEEHDLELGLVDNNATPLDGQGKHVLLVDDVEQNSEWLYDLLAGYGFDVSMAANGEDALACLAGQSVDLLISDQMMPGMDGWELLRQVRERWGHLPVMLYSAVPPRRPQDYPDNLVFDAVLLKPVDSRELLAWVKMLACTDTVRRAMAREF encoded by the coding sequence ATGCGGTTTCTACAGCTCCTGCTGCTGACGTTGGCGTTGTTATCCGCAGGCCCGCTACGCGCCGCCCCTGTGCAAAGTTGCCAGGCCGAGCAGCTGGACCTGATGCCTACGCTGCAAATTTTCGAGGATACCCAGGCCAGCCTGAGCCTGGACGAAGTGGCTGGATTGCCCGCAGCGCGTTTCAACACCCCGACCCCAGACTGGCCGCCCCAAGGCTATAGCCGCTCCGCGTTCTGGTTAAAAATGCAGCTCACCAATTCAAGCGATGCGGCCTGTTCGCGCCTGCTGGTGGTTGGGGCGCCGCGCCTGGAGGACATCCGCGTCTATCAGTCCACCGGCGGACGTTGGAGTGATGCGCATGCGGGAAGCACTCATCCCCTGGCCGAATGGCCCCAGCCACCTGCGCGCCAGCCGGCGTTCCCGATCTCACTGGCGGCGCGGGAAAGCGTCACGGTGTTCGTGCGAGTGGCGAGCAATTTCCAAATGCTGCTGGAACCGCAACTGTGGTCCGAACCGGCGCTGCTGCGCAGTCAGCAACAGACCTACCTGAGCGATGGACTCACCCTCGGCATTGTCCTGCTGGTCGTGCCTTTCGGCCTGATCGTCGGCTGGATCCTGCGCTCCCCCTTGCTGACCGTGAACGCAGGGGCGGTGCTGAGCTACATCCTGCTCACCTGCATCCTCAATGGCTACCTGGTCTATTGGCCCACCGCACTGGGCTGGACACGCGAGTTGCTGACCTGCGCCAGCGCGGTCTCGTTCGTTCTGTTTCTGGCCTACATGCGCGTGTTGCTGCAGGTGTCCCGCCTGCCCCGCATCATTGGCTGGAGCTATTGGGTGCCGCTGTCGGGCTGTATCCTCGGCCGACTCTGGTGGCTGAAAGTCGATGCCGTCCAGGGTGCGCAGCTGGTCCAGGTATCGCTGATGAGCTTCTACGCAGTGCTGCTCGCGACATTATTCATGGCCTGGCGCCGGCGCCTGAGCTACAGCTGGATGGCCTGGCTGGTGCCAGCGCTCTTGCTGGGCCAATTGCTGATGCGGATTTTCTTCCCTCAGGAACAACTGCCCTGGCAGTCTGCGCAAAGCAAATACAGCTTATCGTCTACGTTGGCAGGCGTCGCGTTGCTGGTGTGCACCCTGATCATGGAAGTGGTCCGCAGCCGCGACCGCGAAAAGCACGCGCTGTCCAGCCTCGAACAACAGCGCCAGGCCGAGCACGAACGTCTGGAAAGCACCGTGGCACTGCGCACCGCGCAGTTGCGCGACTCCCTGGCGGCTCGCAGTGCGCTAATGGCGCGGATCAGCCACGACCTGCGCTCGCCGCTGGTACGCATTATCGACTACGCGCGCCTGTTGCACGGCGGGCCAAACCGCGATTACCCAGCCACGATCGAACGCAATGCCCGCCAGCAGCTGGAGCTGATCGATGAGATGCTCGAATTCTCCCGTGGCGAGCTGGAACAAATGCAACTGGCCCTCGCGCCGGGGTATTTGTACGGTTTCCTCAAGGAGATCGCCGACGAGGCCGGCTTTCTCGCGGCGCGTCAGGGCAACAGCTTCGAAGCGGTGCTTGCCGATGACCTGCCGCCTCTGGTCGAGGCCGACTTCAAACGTCTTCGACAAATTCTCATGAACCTGCTGGCTAACGCGGCAAAATTCACCCACAACGGCCAGATCCGTTTCGAAGTGAGCGGTTACCCGGGGGCAACCGCCGATGGCGTGGAATTGCGCTTCAGCGTGATCGACACCGGCATCGGCGTTGATCCGCAAGAGTTCGAACAACTGCTGCAACCCTTCCGCCGCGGCCGCAATGCGCAGCGCTACGACGGCAGCGGGCTGGGCTTGTCGATCGTCACCCAACTGCTGGAGCGCATGGACAGCCGGCTCGAGCCCCAGGCCACCGAGCAAGGCGGCAGCCACTTTAGTTTTCGCCTGCAACTCAGATGCGCTGAGGAGCATGACCTGGAACTCGGCCTCGTCGACAACAACGCCACGCCGCTCGATGGCCAGGGCAAGCACGTTCTGCTGGTCGATGACGTCGAGCAGAACAGCGAATGGCTTTATGACCTGCTGGCCGGCTACGGTTTTGACGTGAGCATGGCGGCGAACGGCGAAGACGCCTTGGCCTGCCTGGCCGGACAATCGGTCGACCTGCTGATCAGCGACCAGATGATGCCCGGCATGGACGGCTGGGAACTGTTGCGGCAGGTGCGCGAGCGCTGGGGCCACTTGCCGGTGATGCTGTATTCCGCGGTCCCGCCACGCAGGCCGCAGGATTATCCAGACAATCTGGTATTCGATGCAGTACTGCTCAAGCCCGTCGACAGCCGAGAATTGCTGGCTTGGGTCAAGATGCTGGCCTGCACGGATACAGTGCGCCGCGCAATGGCTCGGGAGTTCTAG
- a CDS encoding TonB-dependent receptor, which translates to MPGSGYRLLLLCLAAWPWASVNAGQQAPSTLTLDDTTVTARRREEAPQDVPIPMSVLHGEQLDEAGLHRLQDIQQRVPGLVVSGHDARFAGFGLRGFGATAYNDGLEGSVGTYVDGVYQARQGMAFTELMDIERLEILRGPQGTLFGKNTTAGALNIITQQPTFQPEANFEARYGEHGLREYRGAISGPLQDDVLAGRLNVFNSSVDGSVDNLQDGTRLGDADSQGLRGQLLWTPNPDFSARLIADHAEQNEAGNVLLVNHYSAQTRQRAKFLGYPLAEPAPYKRETRIDAPGRPHTLQSGVSLELNWDLDAALRLTSITAYRDWDYRAARDGDSTALSVAESETELGHRQFSQEWRLSGTAGSSIDYVAGLYYLRQQLDRKIDVEFGKDAAPWFVGDQLEPLKKLYGINFTDPKQVPALLLEGAQQRYDGEQRGDSRAIFGQLSWRPIDALELTGGLRYSQDRKDGWVSRDVSNLAPLNGLPAVFQAGGQLLRGIALGGGYYREDAIEEHNVSSLLSASYRFNDAVMGYISGSRGYKAGGINFDVVGPFTAPTFEPERATSLELGIKTRFWDERAMLDLAVYQTDVDNYQALTYSPPTSLFAPPLRDNLINVGKVRLRGIELDSAWQLQPQLTWRLGLAWSDARYRSFPNAPCPPASGQWTCDLSGDRLYNAPQWNLSSGLDHSHPLAHGLEAYSGIDYSFRSGYYGTLEGGEGSYQPSYGLTHLRLGLRSQDRAWEVEGWVRNLFDRHYITAVYSLLGAGDYGVMTGSERTLGTTVRLRY; encoded by the coding sequence ATGCCGGGCTCGGGTTATCGGCTGCTCTTGCTTTGCCTTGCGGCTTGGCCCTGGGCGTCGGTGAATGCCGGACAACAGGCGCCCAGCACCCTCACGCTCGACGACACGACCGTCACCGCCCGACGCCGCGAGGAAGCCCCACAAGACGTGCCGATTCCGATGAGCGTGCTTCACGGCGAGCAACTGGACGAGGCCGGCCTGCATCGGCTTCAGGACATCCAACAACGAGTGCCCGGCCTGGTGGTGTCCGGTCACGATGCACGTTTCGCCGGGTTCGGCCTGCGCGGCTTCGGCGCCACTGCCTACAACGATGGCCTGGAAGGCAGCGTTGGCACCTACGTCGATGGCGTTTACCAGGCGCGCCAGGGCATGGCCTTCACTGAATTGATGGACATCGAGCGCCTCGAAATTCTGCGCGGGCCACAGGGCACCCTGTTCGGCAAGAACACCACGGCCGGGGCGTTGAACATCATCACCCAACAGCCGACCTTTCAACCCGAAGCCAACTTCGAAGCACGCTACGGCGAGCACGGTTTGCGGGAATATCGCGGGGCGATTTCCGGCCCCCTGCAGGACGACGTACTGGCCGGGCGCCTGAACGTCTTCAACAGTTCGGTCGATGGTTCAGTGGACAATCTGCAAGATGGCACCCGCCTCGGCGACGCCGACAGCCAGGGCCTGCGTGGGCAATTATTATGGACGCCGAACCCGGACTTCAGCGCGCGCCTGATCGCCGACCATGCCGAGCAAAACGAGGCCGGCAACGTGCTGCTGGTCAATCACTACAGCGCCCAGACTCGCCAGCGCGCCAAGTTCCTCGGCTATCCGCTGGCTGAACCCGCCCCTTACAAGCGCGAGACCCGCATTGACGCGCCGGGGCGTCCGCATACCTTGCAGAGCGGTGTCTCACTGGAGTTGAACTGGGACCTCGACGCGGCGCTGCGCTTGACCAGCATCACCGCCTACCGCGACTGGGACTACCGCGCCGCTCGCGACGGCGACAGCACTGCGCTGTCGGTGGCCGAGTCCGAAACCGAGCTGGGTCACCGCCAGTTCAGCCAGGAATGGCGCCTGTCCGGCACCGCCGGCTCGTCCATCGACTATGTCGCCGGGCTCTATTATTTGCGTCAGCAGCTCGACCGCAAGATCGACGTCGAATTCGGCAAGGACGCCGCGCCCTGGTTCGTCGGCGATCAACTGGAGCCGCTGAAAAAACTCTACGGCATCAACTTCACCGATCCCAAGCAGGTGCCGGCCTTGCTGCTCGAAGGCGCCCAACAACGTTACGACGGCGAGCAAAGGGGCGACAGTCGGGCCATTTTCGGACAGCTTTCCTGGCGCCCGATTGACGCGCTGGAACTCACCGGCGGCCTGCGCTACAGCCAGGATCGCAAAGACGGCTGGGTCTCCCGCGACGTCAGCAATCTCGCCCCGCTAAATGGCTTGCCCGCGGTTTTCCAGGCGGGCGGCCAATTGCTGCGCGGCATCGCCCTGGGCGGTGGTTATTACCGTGAAGATGCGATTGAAGAGCACAACGTCTCAAGTTTGCTCAGTGCCAGCTACCGCTTCAACGATGCCGTGATGGGCTATATCAGCGGGTCGCGGGGCTACAAGGCCGGCGGCATCAATTTCGATGTGGTTGGCCCGTTCACCGCGCCCACTTTCGAGCCGGAGCGTGCCACCTCCCTGGAACTGGGCATTAAAACGCGCTTCTGGGACGAGCGCGCGATGCTCGACCTCGCCGTCTACCAGACCGACGTGGATAACTACCAAGCGCTGACCTATAGCCCGCCGACATCGCTGTTCGCCCCCCCGCTGCGCGACAACCTGATCAACGTCGGCAAAGTCCGCCTGCGCGGCATCGAACTGGATTCCGCCTGGCAACTGCAGCCCCAACTCACCTGGCGCCTGGGCCTGGCCTGGAGCGATGCGCGCTACCGCAGCTTCCCCAACGCACCATGCCCACCCGCCTCGGGCCAATGGACCTGCGACCTCAGTGGTGATCGCCTCTACAACGCGCCGCAATGGAACCTCAGCAGCGGCCTCGACCACAGCCACCCGCTGGCGCATGGGCTGGAAGCCTACAGCGGCATCGATTACAGCTTCAGGTCCGGCTACTACGGCACCCTCGAAGGCGGCGAAGGCAGCTATCAACCCAGTTATGGCCTCACCCATCTGCGCCTGGGCCTGCGCAGCCAGGACCGTGCCTGGGAGGTGGAAGGCTGGGTGCGCAACCTCTTCGATCGCCACTACATCACCGCCGTGTATTCACTGCTCGGCGCCGGTGACTACGGCGTCATGACCGGCAGCGAACGCACCCTCGGCACCACCGTCAGGCTTCGCTATTGA